From a region of the Cololabis saira isolate AMF1-May2022 chromosome 8, fColSai1.1, whole genome shotgun sequence genome:
- the ptpdc1a gene encoding protein tyrosine phosphatase domain-containing protein 1 isoform X1 yields MAAAVTILTDLPYAMGDSQRGQINTETETANTRVAIPKYTKMGETLRHVIPGHMQCSMACGGKACKYENPSRWSEKEQAIKGLYSSWITDNLLAMARPSTEIIEKFNIIEQFQRWGLKTVINLQRPGEHASCGNTLEQESGFTYQPETFMEAGIYYYNFGWKDYGVASLTTILDMVKVMSFAVQEGKMAVHCHAGLGRTGVLLACYLVFTSQMNADQAILFVRAKRPNSIQTRGQLLCVREFAQFLVPLRSVFSCADPKASAVTLSQYLIRQRHLLHGYEARQMKNVPKIVHLICKRLIDIASNTQVAIEEEWLEIPDLTAEVDNTVSHQALWQLGREMKGKGVPGLLCTLPTLNLPTQPSPSAYNPSLTSDSELDPLWSQTHFQKFPRFSLCITRCLSDSVLHHWQHLSANVESNNPVDCLIRPSLSHSSLAVCNTPSSCYLSSQDDVSSIQDIKTKPGEDNGSTFKKPQHKLHQEFTLELSEYEWKSLYNATLPVLSSKSKQVTDEEEPDPPAERCTNRGGVTDVPLITLQSELSSENRRLLVARALAMDLTDHQLSYKVSMWQTELNSGEESWERLRTETDPLVLSALMWSWLEQLKDPVISTHDINTFNPRNALNTMEKERRLTLLCILNCAAHLLPEPEEVVARFLTQIIKAFTKMDPASDQNESLFTTLRAVLTPVLYELHDKAVKGVNTSDPRHH; encoded by the exons CTAATACAAGAGTCGCCATACCAAAGTACACTAAGATGGGGGAGACTTTGAGACACGTTATCCCTGGTCACATGCAATGCTCTATGGCCTGTGGAGGAAAGGcctgtaaatatgaaaaccCCTCTCGCTGGAGTGAAAAAGAGCAAGCCATCAAGGGACTTTATTCATCCTG GATTACTGACAACTTGCTAGCTATGGCAAGGCCTTCCACTGAAATCATAGAGAAATTTAATATAATCGAACAGTTTCAAAG GTGGGGGTTGAAGACAGTCATTAACCTGCAACGGCCTGGAGAACACGCCAGCTGTGGCAACACACTGGAGCAGGAGAGTGGTTTCACTTATCAACCTGAAACTTTCATGGAAGCAGGCA tctACTACTACAACTTTGGATGGAAAGACTATGGTGTAGCATCTCTGACTACTATTCTGGATATGGTGAAAGTCATGTCTTTTGCTGTTCAAGAGGGAAAAATGGCAGTCCACTGCCATGCAGGTCTTGGAAGAACAG GTGTGTTGCTTGCTTGTTACTTGGTCTTCACCTCTCAGATGAATGCAGATCAAGCTATCTTGTTTGTACGAGCCAAAAGACCCAACTCTATCCAGACCCGAGGTCAGCTGCTGTGTGTCCGGGAGTTTGCTCAGTTCCTGGTTCCTTTGCGAAGTGTGTTTTCTTGTGCAGACCCCAAAGCAAGTGCCGTTACCTTGTCTCAGTACCTAATCCGGCAGCGTCACCTGCTGCACGGCTATGAAGCGCGGCAGATGAAGAATGTGCCAAAGATCGTCCACCTCATATGCAAGCGTCTAATCGACATTGCATCAAACACACAAGTAGCAATTGAGGAGGAGTGGTTGGAGATCCCTGACCTCACCGCTGAAGTGGACAACACTGTTTCCCATCAGGCCTTGTGGCAGCTTGGAAGGGAAATGAAAGGGAAAGGAGTCCCTGGCTTACTTTGTACATTACCTACTTTAAATCTACCAACACAACCGTCTCCATCTGCCTACAACCCGTCTCTCACCAGTGACAGTGAGCTGGACCCTCTATGGAGCCAGACACATTTTCAAAAGTTTCCAAGGTTTTCTCTGTGCATCACCAGGTGCCTCAGCGACTCTGTGCTTCATCATTGGCAGCACCTATCAGCAAATGTTGAGAGCAACAACCCCGTCGACTGCTTGATCAGGCCCTCGTTGTCTCACAGCAGCCTCGCCGTCTGTAACACTCCAAGTAGCTGCTACCTTTCTTCCCAAGACGATGTGAGCAGCATTCAAGATATCAAAACCAAACCTGGAGAAGACAATGGATCTACTTTCAAAAAGCCACAGCATAAGCTGCATCAGGAATTCACTTTAGAACTATCTGAGTATGAATGGAAATCCCTCTATAATGCCACACTGCCTGTCCTGTCATCCAAGAGCAAACAAGTAACAGATGAGGAAGAGCCCGATCCCCCAGCAGAAAGATGTACTAACAGAGGTGGTGTCACAGACGTTCCTCTCATCACCCTCCAGTCTGAACTTTCATCAGAGAACAGGCGCTTGTTGGTGGCGAGAGCGCTGGCCATGGATCTGACAGACCATCAACTTTCCTACAAGGTCTCAATGTGGCAG ACGGAGCTGAACTCCGGAGAGGAGAGCTGGGAGCGGTTGAGGACGGAGACAGACCCGCTGGTCCTCTCTGCTCTCATGTGGTCGTGGCTGGAGCAGCTCAAGGACCCGGTGATCAGCACCCACGACATAAACACCTTTAACCCAAGAAACGCTCTCAACACTATGGAAAAG GAGCGCCGGCTCACGCTACTCTGTATCCTGAACTGTGCTGCCCATCTCCTGCCAGAGCCTGAAGAAGTGGTGGCTCGTTTTCTTACCCAAATAATCAAAGCCTTTACTAAA ATGGATCCGGCTTCAGACCAGAACGAGTCACTGTTTACGACACTGAGAGCAGTTCTGACTCCCGTTCTTTATGAGCTGCATGACAAAGCTGTGAAGGGAGTGAACACTTCTGATCCACGGCACCATTAG
- the ptpdc1a gene encoding protein tyrosine phosphatase domain-containing protein 1 isoform X2, protein MAAAVTILTDLPYAMGDSQRGQINTETETANTRVAIPKYTKMGETLRHVIPGHMQCSMACGGKACKYENPSRWSEKEQAIKGLYSSWWGLKTVINLQRPGEHASCGNTLEQESGFTYQPETFMEAGIYYYNFGWKDYGVASLTTILDMVKVMSFAVQEGKMAVHCHAGLGRTGVLLACYLVFTSQMNADQAILFVRAKRPNSIQTRGQLLCVREFAQFLVPLRSVFSCADPKASAVTLSQYLIRQRHLLHGYEARQMKNVPKIVHLICKRLIDIASNTQVAIEEEWLEIPDLTAEVDNTVSHQALWQLGREMKGKGVPGLLCTLPTLNLPTQPSPSAYNPSLTSDSELDPLWSQTHFQKFPRFSLCITRCLSDSVLHHWQHLSANVESNNPVDCLIRPSLSHSSLAVCNTPSSCYLSSQDDVSSIQDIKTKPGEDNGSTFKKPQHKLHQEFTLELSEYEWKSLYNATLPVLSSKSKQVTDEEEPDPPAERCTNRGGVTDVPLITLQSELSSENRRLLVARALAMDLTDHQLSYKVSMWQTELNSGEESWERLRTETDPLVLSALMWSWLEQLKDPVISTHDINTFNPRNALNTMEKERRLTLLCILNCAAHLLPEPEEVVARFLTQIIKAFTKMDPASDQNESLFTTLRAVLTPVLYELHDKAVKGVNTSDPRHH, encoded by the exons CTAATACAAGAGTCGCCATACCAAAGTACACTAAGATGGGGGAGACTTTGAGACACGTTATCCCTGGTCACATGCAATGCTCTATGGCCTGTGGAGGAAAGGcctgtaaatatgaaaaccCCTCTCGCTGGAGTGAAAAAGAGCAAGCCATCAAGGGACTTTATTCATCCTG GTGGGGGTTGAAGACAGTCATTAACCTGCAACGGCCTGGAGAACACGCCAGCTGTGGCAACACACTGGAGCAGGAGAGTGGTTTCACTTATCAACCTGAAACTTTCATGGAAGCAGGCA tctACTACTACAACTTTGGATGGAAAGACTATGGTGTAGCATCTCTGACTACTATTCTGGATATGGTGAAAGTCATGTCTTTTGCTGTTCAAGAGGGAAAAATGGCAGTCCACTGCCATGCAGGTCTTGGAAGAACAG GTGTGTTGCTTGCTTGTTACTTGGTCTTCACCTCTCAGATGAATGCAGATCAAGCTATCTTGTTTGTACGAGCCAAAAGACCCAACTCTATCCAGACCCGAGGTCAGCTGCTGTGTGTCCGGGAGTTTGCTCAGTTCCTGGTTCCTTTGCGAAGTGTGTTTTCTTGTGCAGACCCCAAAGCAAGTGCCGTTACCTTGTCTCAGTACCTAATCCGGCAGCGTCACCTGCTGCACGGCTATGAAGCGCGGCAGATGAAGAATGTGCCAAAGATCGTCCACCTCATATGCAAGCGTCTAATCGACATTGCATCAAACACACAAGTAGCAATTGAGGAGGAGTGGTTGGAGATCCCTGACCTCACCGCTGAAGTGGACAACACTGTTTCCCATCAGGCCTTGTGGCAGCTTGGAAGGGAAATGAAAGGGAAAGGAGTCCCTGGCTTACTTTGTACATTACCTACTTTAAATCTACCAACACAACCGTCTCCATCTGCCTACAACCCGTCTCTCACCAGTGACAGTGAGCTGGACCCTCTATGGAGCCAGACACATTTTCAAAAGTTTCCAAGGTTTTCTCTGTGCATCACCAGGTGCCTCAGCGACTCTGTGCTTCATCATTGGCAGCACCTATCAGCAAATGTTGAGAGCAACAACCCCGTCGACTGCTTGATCAGGCCCTCGTTGTCTCACAGCAGCCTCGCCGTCTGTAACACTCCAAGTAGCTGCTACCTTTCTTCCCAAGACGATGTGAGCAGCATTCAAGATATCAAAACCAAACCTGGAGAAGACAATGGATCTACTTTCAAAAAGCCACAGCATAAGCTGCATCAGGAATTCACTTTAGAACTATCTGAGTATGAATGGAAATCCCTCTATAATGCCACACTGCCTGTCCTGTCATCCAAGAGCAAACAAGTAACAGATGAGGAAGAGCCCGATCCCCCAGCAGAAAGATGTACTAACAGAGGTGGTGTCACAGACGTTCCTCTCATCACCCTCCAGTCTGAACTTTCATCAGAGAACAGGCGCTTGTTGGTGGCGAGAGCGCTGGCCATGGATCTGACAGACCATCAACTTTCCTACAAGGTCTCAATGTGGCAG ACGGAGCTGAACTCCGGAGAGGAGAGCTGGGAGCGGTTGAGGACGGAGACAGACCCGCTGGTCCTCTCTGCTCTCATGTGGTCGTGGCTGGAGCAGCTCAAGGACCCGGTGATCAGCACCCACGACATAAACACCTTTAACCCAAGAAACGCTCTCAACACTATGGAAAAG GAGCGCCGGCTCACGCTACTCTGTATCCTGAACTGTGCTGCCCATCTCCTGCCAGAGCCTGAAGAAGTGGTGGCTCGTTTTCTTACCCAAATAATCAAAGCCTTTACTAAA ATGGATCCGGCTTCAGACCAGAACGAGTCACTGTTTACGACACTGAGAGCAGTTCTGACTCCCGTTCTTTATGAGCTGCATGACAAAGCTGTGAAGGGAGTGAACACTTCTGATCCACGGCACCATTAG